The Mycobacteriales bacterium genomic sequence GCTCGACACCGTGACGACCCGGTCGGTGATCCGGTCCAGCAGCAGACCGGTCAGCGCGAAGTGCCCGAGGTGGTTGGTGCCGATCTGCAGTTCGAAGCCGTCCGCGGTCCGGCGCAGCGGCGTGGCCATGACGCCGGCGTTGTTGACGAGTACGGCGATCTCAGGCATGCCGGCCGCGAACTCCCGCACCGACGCCAGGTCGGCCAGGTCGAGCCGGCGGACCTCGGTGCTCCCGGGCATCGCGGCGGCGGCACGCTCGCCCTTGGCGGTGTCCCGGCAGGCCACGACGACGTGGGCACCGGCCCGGGCGAGTTCGGTCGCGGTCACCGCGCCGAGGCCGCTGTTCGCACCGGTGACCACCACGGTCCGCCCGGTCTGGTCGGGGATGTTTCCGCTCGTCCAGTTGGCCATGACAGCTACGTTATGCCACCCGATCTTGCCAAACAGGCCCGCGCCGTCCGGGCGATCGGCAGTCTGAGGGCGACAGACCGGGGAGGTCGCGATGGGTATGCGGCTACAGAATGTCCTGGGGCAGCAGATCGGCGCCCTGCGCTACGAGCCGACGCAGCGGCGGGTGCGGGGGATGGTGGCCGACGAGGTCGTCGTCGACAGCGACCGCGCGGTGCTGGTGTGGGAGCCACGACGGGTCACGCCGACGTACGCCGTGCCGGCCGAGGACGTCTACGCGGAGCTGGTCGCCCCCGTCTCGCCACCGTCCGAGACCGGGGAACCGGCCGGATTCTCGATCCCGGACGTGACCCGGCTCCCGGTGCTCGACCCGCGGATCCCGTTCGCCGTACACAGCACGGACGGAGATCCGGTCGACATCCGGGTGCGCGAAGAGCGCAGGGTCGAAGCCTTCCGGCCGAGCGATCCCGACCTCGCCGGCTACCTCATCCTCGACTTCGCCGGGTTCGACACCTGGCGCGAGGAGGACGACGAAATCGTCGGCCATCCGCGGGATCCGTTCCACCGCATCGACGTCCGCCACTCGTCCCGGCACGTCCAGCTGCTACTCGACGGCCGGGTCCTCGCCGACACGACCCGTCCGCGGCTGCTCCTCGAGACGATGCTTCCGGTGCGCTACTACCTGCCACGCGACGACGTGGTCGCCGACCTGGAACCGAGCTCGAAGCACACCTGGTGCCCCTACAAGGGCGCAGCGACGTACTGGTCCGTGCCGGAGGCCGGCGCCGCCGGCACGGACCTGGTGTGGTGCTACGAGGATCCGCTCGACGAATCGTCGGCCGTGGCCGGCCATCTCGCGTTCTTCCACGAGAGATGCGATGTCATCGTCGACGGCACGCCGCGGGAGCGGCCCGTCACACCGTGGTCGTGACCGCCGGCTGGACCGTCAACGACATCTCGTCGGCACCGAGGTCGACGATGACCTCGTCGCCGTCGCGCACCTCGCCGGCCAGCAGCTCGCGGGCGAGCGAGTCACCGATGGCCGACTGCACCAGCCGCCGGAG encodes the following:
- a CDS encoding DUF427 domain-containing protein produces the protein MGMRLQNVLGQQIGALRYEPTQRRVRGMVADEVVVDSDRAVLVWEPRRVTPTYAVPAEDVYAELVAPVSPPSETGEPAGFSIPDVTRLPVLDPRIPFAVHSTDGDPVDIRVREERRVEAFRPSDPDLAGYLILDFAGFDTWREEDDEIVGHPRDPFHRIDVRHSSRHVQLLLDGRVLADTTRPRLLLETMLPVRYYLPRDDVVADLEPSSKHTWCPYKGAATYWSVPEAGAAGTDLVWCYEDPLDESSAVAGHLAFFHERCDVIVDGTPRERPVTPWS